The following nucleotide sequence is from Barnesiella viscericola DSM 18177.
AAAAGGCTGTCGACAAATTGAAAATGCTTGAAGGCAGTGAGAGCCGTCAACCGATGGTCGACCTGCAAGCCGTGATGCGTGCCCTGAAACGGGAGGAGAGTTACAAGACCCATTTTCTCGTCCCCGTGAAGGGCGACCGTTTCGTGCCGGTGAGTGTGGAGCAAATCTGCTATTTCTATATCGACGGCGGGGCCGTCAAGGCGGTGACGCAGTCGGCCGGGAGCTACGACTTCCAGCAGACCCTCGACGAACTGGCCGAGCAACTCAATCCCCGCCACTTCTTCCGGGCCAACCGGCAGTATATTGTGGCCCGCAAGGCTGTCGTCGGAGCCAGCCTGTGGTTCGGCGGACGCATGGTGCTGCAACTCACTCCCCCCACAGCCGAAAAGGTAATCATCAGCAAGGCTCGTGTCCCGGCCTTCAAAGAGTGGTTCTGATAATCGGGAGCGTACGTTTATCAGGCTTTGAAAAGAAACTAAAAAGGGTGTATCCAATTATGCAGGATACACCCTTTTTGGGGTTTATGCGGAGCCCTCCCGGGGAGAGGAGGTGCCGCAATCTTATTTATAGATGTCC
It contains:
- a CDS encoding LytR/AlgR family response regulator transcription factor; this encodes MKTLIIEDEKAALRNLKAAMKEVAVEFEIVGETDSVAGTLEWFAAHPMPELVFMDIHLADGSAFGIFDRVDITCPIIFTTAYDEYALQAFRVNSIAYLLKPISGVDLQKAVDKLKMLEGSESRQPMVDLQAVMRALKREESYKTHFLVPVKGDRFVPVSVEQICYFYIDGGAVKAVTQSAGSYDFQQTLDELAEQLNPRHFFRANRQYIVARKAVVGASLWFGGRMVLQLTPPTAEKVIISKARVPAFKEWF